The window GAACTCTGGGAATCGAACGACATTCACCTCGTTACCCATCACACCCTTCCACACTTCCACAGATTGTGGACGCTCGGTCATTTCCATCCGCAAAGACGCATCCACTGCCGACAACAAGGAGACTCCATACCGAGCTGCATAGGTTTCGTTTTCGACCAACGGCTGATAACGATCCTCATACACCCGGTCGCTGGCGTCATCCGGCTTTTCACCGGTGATGCATTTATGCATCGTGGCTCCCAGCGCGTAAATGTCCGTGTAGGGGCCCTGCTTCGCCCGGGAGGTGTATTGCTCGAAGGGCGAATATCCGGCGCTCAGCATCTGGGTGATCGTCACCGTCTTGCCCTGCGTCTGGGTGGCCGCCCCGAAGTCAAGTAATACAGGAGAGCCGTCCGGCTGCACCATGATGTTTCCGGGTTTGATGTCCCGGTGAATGATCCCCTGGGAATGCAGCAAATCCAGCCCCGACATCAGCGGGTAAAAGATCCGCTCAAATTCAGCCTTGGAGCGGAACGTGCCACCGTGTTTTTTAAGGTAGTCCCCCAGGGTTTCCCCCTCGACATAGTCCATGACCATGTAGCAGGTGCCGTTCGCCTCCATCAGGCGATGCACGCCAACCACCGCCGGATGACTCATTCCGGCGAGGATTCTGGCCTCCGAGATGAAGTACTTCCGCGTCGCCTCGAAATCATCCTGATTCCCGGAACTCTTCGCCCTCACGGTGGCCTCCCCGGCTTGGCGAACGGCTATACCGTCCGGCAGCAGCTCCTTGACAGCGTAGTATTTACCGAGGTTGACCTCCCGCGCCAGGTAGGTCACCCCAAAGCCGCCGGCACCGAGGACTCTTTCAATCTCGTAGGTGTCGAGACGAGTCCCGGCTCGCAGGGCATTGGTATATTCTTCTTGCTTCTCAGCCATGGAAATCTGTCCCAGATATAGATAATTTTGGATCAAATGCCAGAATTAAAGTTGCTCTCCAACAGCATTCCATCCTAGTTTGCACATGTAATGCGCCGTCCATCCCGCCAGTTGAACATCTTCAGCATTTCCTCGCTCGATTTGTTTGCTTCGGCTATGGGAGCGTTCGTCATCATTACCGTGATTCTTTTCCCCTATTACCTGAAAAAAGCACCGACCATCGACGAAAACCAACGGCTGGAAGAAAAACTAGCGCAAGCCCAACAGAAGATCGCCGAACTTGATGCCGCCAAGGGGAAAATAGCCGCGCTCGAAGAGGCCATCAAAAAGGCGGAAACCAAAGCAGATGCCTTGCAGCCCAAAGACATCGAAGTGGTGTTCGTATGTGACACCACCGGCAGTATGCAGGACCACATCGACGGCATCAAAGCCAACCTCAAGGACGTTGTGGACATTCTTAAACTTGTGAACAAACGCACCCGAATTGGATTTGTGGCTTACAAGGATATCGTCGAACGAGGTCACGCCAATACTTACGTTACCAAAACCTTCCCACTCCGGGAAATGAATGACACGTCTTTCCATCAGCTTAACACCTTTGTTGACAGCCTGACGGCTTTTGTTGTCAACAACCGTGATCTCCCGGAATCCCTGTCCTACGGAATCTCTGACGCTATCAACATGCCGTGGAGCCCAGGGAAAAGTAAGCCGATCATCATTGTCATTACCGATGCCTCAGCCAAGGACCCCGGCAAAACAATCGCATTGGCAAAACAATTTATGCGTCGATCTGATTCCGCAAAAATCACGACCATCCTGGCCCGCACCGAAAACATGGACCCAAAGGCGCCGACCTTTCTCAAACAGCTCGCCCAGATTGGAAAGGGTGAATACATCATCGATTCCGGTCGTATGCTCAATAGCCTGATGCGGGCCACTCTTTCCGATTGATTCCCTCATCACCCCTCACCTCACGCATTCGCCATGCAAAATATTGAAACAACCTCATTCTCCCACGTCGGGACTCGGGAGGAACAACAGGACTCGGTCGGCATGTGGTCCAATGACCGCTCCCACCTCATCGTTGTGGCCGACGGCGTGGGCGGCAATGTCGGTGGCGCCGCGGCGTCTCAAGCGGCCATCCAATGCGCCAAGGACTATTGGCAAATGCACGACGGTGTTTTCCCTGCTCCGGAGGATGACCTCACAGCCATCGCCCAGCTCTCGCACGATGCCATCCGGGAGCTCCACCCTAACGAAAGAAGAACTCCGTCCAGCACGTTAGTTGCTCTCTACTTGGATACCGACAAAAAAGAAGCGCACTGGGTTCACATGGGGGACAGCCGACTCTACCGGATCAACAACGGCAAATCCATTACCCGCACACTCGACCACTCCATTGTGCAACTCCTCCTACAACAAGGGGAAATCACCGAGGACGAACTCAACTCCCACCCGGACAAGGGGCGTATCCTCAAAAGCCTGGGGGCCAGCACCTTCAAAGGTGTGGACTACGATTCCTGCACCTATTCACCGCGCGACACATTTCTCCTCTGCTCCGATGGCTACTGGGAAAGCCTTGGACCCAATGACAAACCCCTCCCTCCTATCGCCACGGGCATGACAATGGAGCAATACGCTAGAAAGATCGTCATGGACGCCGTTGCCCGGAACGGAGAGAAAAGTGACAACACCACCGTGGCCATCGCTTTCATCCCGCAAACCGATCAATCCGATTCACCACCATCATCGAATCTAAAATGGAACCTTACCGCCATCCTCTTGATCCTCATCGCTCTGGTGGATGTCGCCATCATCCTCTGCTATTTCCTTTCTCCTGAGCAATAGACTTTGACTAACTCCCCCCTACCCATTTATCATCATGCACCAATCTCTCAATATCATCCTTTTTACCAGCTTGCTCATTTTGACTGGCTGCCTCAACTCCTGCAATAAAGGCCCTAAAAAATTTGTGGCCAAAGATGCAGAACAGGGAGTAGTGCAGATATTCGCAGCTAACGAAAAAGGTGTCAGCTCAGGATCTGGTTTTTACATAGGGGACAATCTCATCGTTACTAACTGGCACGTGGTTGCCACCCCCAATCTCAAACTACTTGTCGCAGGTCGAAAAAACGGAAAAGACTCCATTGAGCTTCAAGATGCCACTGTTGAGTGGTCCGATAAAGAATTGGACATGGCTATCATCCAAGTTCCCGATATTGAATGCGACGAACTCACCCTCAGCAGCGCGCCAATCCAAAAAGGAAGCCGAGCCTACGCCATTGGCTTCCCTGCCTCCGCCAGCCTGCCAAAAGAAAGCATGGAGGATTTCTACAGGTTGCTATTTTCTAACAAAAGAGGGGTTATTAAAGACTTAGATTCCAGCATCGTTCAAATTCTCGACCCAACAGTCAGCAGTGGGGAGATCCGCAAAACAACCAAACGTAAATGGTTCCAACATTATTCAACCAAACTTGAAGTCATCGATCATGACGTGAATATTGGGCACGGAAACAGCGGAGGCCCACTACTCGATGAGTGTGGTCGAGTGATTGGTATCAATACCGCAGGATTAGACGCTGAAGTGGATAATAACTTAACTCTCGCAGACAACGTAAAACTATCGTCCAGCATCACCGAACTTATCAAAATCCTTGAGAGAAAAGACATCTCTGCCAATATCACCTCGACTCCCGTAGAAGACATCTTATCCGATGGATTCGGATGGACAACCTGGCTCCTGCTCATTCTCATCCTCGCCCTCGCTGTCTACATCCTGGTCACCCTGCGCAACAAACCCCAGTCGGAGACAATTGCTCAATATGCCGGCCGCGTCTCCGGATATACAAAACTTCAACGAGCCAGGCACAAGGATCAGCCGGTAGCAGCACCGCACGGTCCTCGGTGGGAAGGAGGGAAAATCGTTACAGACCCGCTCCTTCACCAAGCAGCACCGCCACCTCAACCAACACCACAGACACAATCACATTCCTGGATGCTACAAAGCGACCCCTCATCCGCCCATCACGTTCAACTCCCTATCAGCGAAGAACTCCTCAAGCAATACGGCTACAACCTCACCATCGGAAGAAAACCGGGAGTCGCCCACTTGGTCATCGACAACTCAAGCATTTCCAAAGCCCACGCTATCCTGTCATTCAGAAAAGGAAACTTTGCTATCATCGACCAACAATCAGCCAACGGCACACGCATCAACGGAACACCGCTCAACCCGGGCCAGAGGACAAGAATCAACCCAGGCGACATACTCACCCTGGGCGAAGTCAGCGTTGATTTCACCCGCATCTAAAGTTACTTCGGCCTTTCAGCCCACAATTTTTCAGCCGCTTTTTTTGCATCTGGATCAGTATTTCCGACCACTTTTTGAAGCCACCATTTGGCCATTTCCTCGTTTTTCTCAACGCCTATGCCGTATAAATAACTATATCCCGTATTATACTGCCCCCACGCATGCCCCTGATCGGCTGCTTTTCTACTCCACTTCGCTGCCTCCCACCGATCCTTACCAACTCCCCTTCCGTAGCT of the Akkermansiaceae bacterium genome contains:
- a CDS encoding protein kinase is translated as MAEKQEEYTNALRAGTRLDTYEIERVLGAGGFGVTYLAREVNLGKYYAVKELLPDGIAVRQAGEATVRAKSSGNQDDFEATRKYFISEARILAGMSHPAVVGVHRLMEANGTCYMVMDYVEGETLGDYLKKHGGTFRSKAEFERIFYPLMSGLDLLHSQGIIHRDIKPGNIMVQPDGSPVLLDFGAATQTQGKTVTITQMLSAGYSPFEQYTSRAKQGPYTDIYALGATMHKCITGEKPDDASDRVYEDRYQPLVENETYAARYGVSLLSAVDASLRMEMTERPQSVEVWKGVMGNEVNVVRFPEFDPDADSPAPEIWLEEERLTQSVENGQAPRSLWPPGLGVSSRRQRRGSRRSENKVKMLLAGGTPEFAATDNDVSEPPIIKEDTSIPASPKDEYLANDNEIIYSVIRDWFKFEGRIRRRTWWICWCIALPLLIWGNNAESNLLAFICFLANFLLLLPLNVKRLHDVGYSGHWLWLLYASSFYLSSLDLFMGVPGLLLLSLGLASVFSIFYITGLICFQKGRNKANKFGAAPSHIQEIWL
- a CDS encoding protein phosphatase 2C domain-containing protein, encoding MQNIETTSFSHVGTREEQQDSVGMWSNDRSHLIVVADGVGGNVGGAAASQAAIQCAKDYWQMHDGVFPAPEDDLTAIAQLSHDAIRELHPNERRTPSSTLVALYLDTDKKEAHWVHMGDSRLYRINNGKSITRTLDHSIVQLLLQQGEITEDELNSHPDKGRILKSLGASTFKGVDYDSCTYSPRDTFLLCSDGYWESLGPNDKPLPPIATGMTMEQYARKIVMDAVARNGEKSDNTTVAIAFIPQTDQSDSPPSSNLKWNLTAILLILIALVDVAIILCYFLSPEQ
- a CDS encoding trypsin-like peptidase domain-containing protein, with the translated sequence MHQSLNIILFTSLLILTGCLNSCNKGPKKFVAKDAEQGVVQIFAANEKGVSSGSGFYIGDNLIVTNWHVVATPNLKLLVAGRKNGKDSIELQDATVEWSDKELDMAIIQVPDIECDELTLSSAPIQKGSRAYAIGFPASASLPKESMEDFYRLLFSNKRGVIKDLDSSIVQILDPTVSSGEIRKTTKRKWFQHYSTKLEVIDHDVNIGHGNSGGPLLDECGRVIGINTAGLDAEVDNNLTLADNVKLSSSITELIKILERKDISANITSTPVEDILSDGFGWTTWLLLILILALAVYILVTLRNKPQSETIAQYAGRVSGYTKLQRARHKDQPVAAPHGPRWEGGKIVTDPLLHQAAPPPQPTPQTQSHSWMLQSDPSSAHHVQLPISEELLKQYGYNLTIGRKPGVAHLVIDNSSISKAHAILSFRKGNFAIIDQQSANGTRINGTPLNPGQRTRINPGDILTLGEVSVDFTRI
- a CDS encoding VWA domain-containing protein, which codes for MRRPSRQLNIFSISSLDLFASAMGAFVIITVILFPYYLKKAPTIDENQRLEEKLAQAQQKIAELDAAKGKIAALEEAIKKAETKADALQPKDIEVVFVCDTTGSMQDHIDGIKANLKDVVDILKLVNKRTRIGFVAYKDIVERGHANTYVTKTFPLREMNDTSFHQLNTFVDSLTAFVVNNRDLPESLSYGISDAINMPWSPGKSKPIIIVITDASAKDPGKTIALAKQFMRRSDSAKITTILARTENMDPKAPTFLKQLAQIGKGEYIIDSGRMLNSLMRATLSD